The following proteins come from a genomic window of Alicyclobacillus dauci:
- the ltrA gene encoding group II intron reverse transcriptase/maturase: MIKTSISLQELRRRIYQKAKSEPTHRFWGLFTHITNMTTLYEAYQHAKKNGGAPGIDGQSFADVEQSGVRAFLEDIRAELQAGTYQPQANRKVEIPKANGKMRTLQIPCIRDRVVQGALKLILEAIFEADFCPNSYGFRPKRSPHQALANVRRSILRRMTTVIDVDLSRYFDTIRHNLLLEKIAKRVQDPQVMRLVKQVIKVAGKIGVPQGGPFSPLAANIYLNEVDWAFDAIRRKTAEGSYEAVNYHRFADDMIVTVSGHSSKRGWDKLALRRLREYLEPLGVELNLEKTRMVNVLKGESFSFLGFDFRRVQNRSRTGYFILMTPKKKARQAIKARIREIIQNGGAKPAKDVVKQVNAILTGWVNYFRVGNSSRAFGEIRDYTEMKIRTLLSRRKRRRKRSIGWRRWSNEYLYGVLGLYWDWKVHPLKSVDGFR; the protein is encoded by the coding sequence ATGATAAAAACATCCATCAGTTTGCAGGAACTAAGGCGGCGGATATATCAAAAGGCGAAGTCTGAACCTACGCATCGATTCTGGGGATTATTCACCCACATCACCAACATGACGACCCTCTACGAAGCGTATCAACATGCGAAGAAAAACGGCGGAGCCCCAGGCATCGACGGACAAAGCTTCGCAGATGTAGAGCAATCGGGCGTCCGAGCGTTCCTAGAAGACATTCGAGCAGAGCTGCAGGCTGGAACTTACCAACCGCAAGCCAATCGTAAAGTGGAAATCCCGAAGGCGAATGGGAAAATGCGTACCCTGCAGATTCCGTGTATCCGGGACCGCGTGGTACAAGGGGCGTTAAAACTGATACTGGAGGCGATTTTCGAGGCCGATTTCTGTCCAAACTCGTACGGATTTCGACCGAAGCGCTCCCCGCATCAAGCACTGGCAAATGTGCGACGTAGTATACTGCGACGTATGACAACAGTGATTGACGTAGATTTGTCTCGCTACTTCGATACGATAAGGCACAATTTACTGCTGGAGAAGATTGCGAAACGTGTCCAAGACCCACAGGTGATGCGCCTTGTAAAACAGGTGATTAAGGTAGCTGGGAAAATCGGCGTTCCGCAAGGCGGACCGTTTTCTCCGCTCGCTGCAAATATCTACCTGAATGAGGTTGACTGGGCATTTGATGCTATCCGGCGGAAAACAGCGGAAGGTAGTTACGAAGCAGTGAATTACCACCGATTTGCCGACGACATGATTGTCACTGTAAGTGGCCACTCCAGTAAACGTGGATGGGACAAGCTAGCGTTGCGGCGACTGCGAGAATATTTGGAACCCTTGGGGGTTGAACTGAACCTGGAAAAGACTCGAATGGTCAACGTCCTAAAAGGTGAATCATTTTCTTTCCTAGGATTTGATTTCAGACGAGTACAGAATCGGAGCAGGACTGGATATTTCATCCTGATGACACCGAAGAAGAAAGCCCGACAGGCGATAAAAGCGAGAATCCGCGAAATAATTCAAAACGGGGGCGCGAAACCGGCAAAAGACGTTGTGAAACAAGTTAATGCCATACTGACTGGATGGGTGAACTATTTTCGGGTCGGCAACTCGAGCCGCGCATTTGGAGAAATCCGTGACTATACAGAGATGAAAATCCGAACCCTGCTGTCAAGAAGGAAACGAAGACGAAAGCGTAGCATCGGGTGGCGGAGATGGAGTAACGAATATCTGTACGGCGTGTTGGGGCTTTACTGGGACTGGAAAGTCCATCCCCTCAAAAGCGTAGACGGTTTTCGATGA
- a CDS encoding Ger(x)C family spore germination protein: MKKPSILGALCLLLLFLPGCWDYEKINDRAQVIGMGVDPVEQKPGYLSYTFQIPVFDVGQSKGDGQSEVSSSQASSTAIFRNFTIQAHGVEEAISIAQTRYENVFYLSNLSTVILNRQLTQNQVQRVVSELIRIVNTDKLAWLLVTPQSAKEILSTTGVSAPSDMIERFLGSTVKQQGYTTRTRLWEFWRELRATGMKPHTGLIRVADDGLELYGLIAFDKTRPSLELSPKDTVYFNLVSEKIERFSQWVQDKDRAFQVSNIESHSHLSVTMQNQVPVLHAKIHVTGIITQDESEGLEPLTEQEMRRYEKVLANQDQQEAERVLKRFQQNRLDAYGFGEYVLLHNLATERYVQQQWAEAFAHAKPDIQVNVTLLHKGSLT; this comes from the coding sequence TTGAAAAAGCCCTCAATTCTCGGTGCACTTTGTCTATTGTTACTCTTTTTGCCCGGGTGCTGGGATTATGAAAAGATTAATGATCGAGCCCAAGTCATTGGCATGGGTGTTGATCCTGTAGAACAAAAGCCCGGTTACCTATCATACACGTTTCAAATTCCAGTTTTCGATGTAGGGCAAAGCAAAGGAGATGGACAATCGGAAGTGAGCTCAAGTCAAGCCAGTTCCACTGCGATCTTCCGCAATTTCACCATTCAAGCACATGGCGTTGAGGAGGCCATCTCAATCGCTCAAACGAGATATGAAAACGTGTTTTACCTTTCGAACCTTTCGACAGTGATTTTGAATCGTCAACTGACGCAAAATCAAGTCCAACGAGTGGTCTCAGAGCTAATCCGCATCGTAAACACTGATAAACTTGCTTGGCTTCTTGTCACCCCGCAATCTGCAAAGGAAATCTTGTCCACTACGGGTGTTTCCGCCCCTTCGGACATGATTGAGCGTTTCTTAGGTTCCACGGTCAAACAACAGGGCTATACGACCCGGACACGACTTTGGGAATTTTGGCGGGAGTTACGTGCAACAGGCATGAAACCACATACCGGACTCATCAGAGTTGCCGACGATGGACTTGAGTTGTACGGCCTAATCGCGTTTGATAAAACGCGTCCGAGCCTCGAACTTTCGCCGAAAGATACAGTATATTTCAATCTGGTCAGTGAAAAGATTGAACGATTTTCACAGTGGGTCCAAGACAAAGATCGGGCATTTCAAGTGAGCAATATAGAGAGTCATAGTCACCTATCAGTCACCATGCAAAATCAAGTTCCAGTCTTGCATGCAAAAATTCATGTGACTGGCATCATTACGCAAGATGAAAGCGAAGGTTTAGAACCACTTACGGAACAAGAAATGCGCCGCTACGAAAAAGTATTAGCAAACCAAGATCAACAGGAAGCGGAACGTGTCTTGAAACGATTTCAACAGAATCGACTTGATGCGTACGGATTTGGGGAATATGTGTTGTTACATAACTTGGCCACGGAACGTTATGTTCAGCAACAATGGGCCGAGGCCTTTGCACATGCCAAACCCGACATCCAGGTGAACGTGACCCTGTTACACAAAGGCTCTCTGACGTAA
- a CDS encoding tyrosine-type recombinase/integrase translates to MNYAVNGIRSEEVAKKIFLHLNRFLDFFLINYGHDRISACLKRDVIGWQRHLCEQGLAASTVNNHLASFSAFTSWVCTQEPNMFPLGDPAKGIGELALPPLEPRVLTDDQVRSLKNICDRLERFHQLKGRRRSETAVRSNARPWRDRAIVFVLLSTGLRREELVRLNLEQVSPNTPVELRVARRARIMNVKGKGKTERIVFLSADARLALADYIEKERHLDEGPANAAVFLSARGIPARKKDGRLSKTSINQILNQIGRWHDAEIRDAERHISPLRPHDLRHTFAFQLARATGADAYELERRLGHRSGRYIQRYTNPPEDVSAGYVEEF, encoded by the coding sequence ATGAATTATGCAGTAAATGGAATTCGTTCAGAAGAAGTCGCCAAGAAGATTTTTCTGCACCTCAATCGATTTCTGGATTTCTTCCTTATTAACTATGGTCATGATCGAATTTCGGCCTGTTTAAAACGAGATGTCATTGGCTGGCAGAGACATCTTTGCGAACAAGGGCTCGCTGCTTCCACAGTGAACAATCATTTAGCATCCTTTTCTGCATTTACAAGTTGGGTATGTACACAAGAACCAAATATGTTTCCCCTCGGGGATCCTGCAAAGGGTATCGGAGAACTTGCGCTTCCACCACTTGAGCCCAGAGTGCTTACGGATGACCAGGTTCGTTCACTGAAGAACATTTGCGATAGATTGGAACGGTTTCATCAACTAAAGGGTCGGCGACGGTCAGAGACAGCTGTAAGGTCGAACGCTCGCCCTTGGCGAGACCGTGCCATTGTTTTTGTACTCCTTTCAACGGGTCTTCGTCGTGAGGAACTGGTCCGTTTAAATTTGGAACAAGTATCGCCCAATACACCCGTGGAGTTACGTGTAGCCCGACGTGCCCGCATCATGAACGTAAAAGGCAAGGGCAAAACCGAACGAATTGTGTTCTTATCAGCAGATGCTCGATTGGCGCTTGCAGATTATATCGAGAAGGAGCGCCACCTGGACGAAGGACCAGCAAACGCGGCTGTGTTTTTAAGTGCAAGAGGAATTCCTGCTAGAAAGAAAGACGGAAGGCTGTCCAAGACCTCAATCAACCAAATTCTGAATCAAATTGGTCGATGGCATGATGCCGAAATTCGTGATGCCGAGCGTCACATTTCCCCACTTCGGCCACACGACCTGCGCCACACGTTTGCATTTCAACTCGCAAGAGCAACTGGGGCAGATGCGTATGAACTGGAAAGAAGACTTGGGCACCGCTCCGGGCGTTACATTCAGCGGTATACGAACCCTCCCGAAGACGTTTCAGCCGGGTATGTCGAGGAGTTTTAA
- a CDS encoding GGDEF domain-containing protein — MQRLVDFIRVSRSWAKAERGVDFFRRVASVVRDQFDVDVGMFVYAKRFIRDHRNQIDRTVRVYEPWGFTVPASELNASVATSPWYDGQDRFLTSQRFEPVDDLTPPWRNYFVQAGVSIVGSWPITEGDTPIGAMVVGLCPSTRQVDEVLLSVCATQMSILGELLLAKRKAEEQSRRDPLTRSLNRRGFNHLLKPMRLQAQQENKPLYVGVLDVNAFKKINDEYGHARGDAVLEDIAKTLNQALGNRGIAARFGGDEFVFAVVDDVLHADEIRQQVKDLFTDKEYKISVGCVEWCNDMDLEACLQNADSHLYERKRLTGAQVPLLER, encoded by the coding sequence ATGCAACGACTGGTGGACTTCATTCGGGTGTCACGTTCATGGGCTAAGGCGGAACGCGGGGTCGACTTTTTTCGTCGCGTGGCGAGCGTCGTTCGCGATCAGTTCGATGTTGACGTTGGGATGTTTGTATACGCAAAACGCTTTATTCGGGATCACAGGAACCAAATTGACAGAACTGTTCGAGTCTATGAGCCGTGGGGATTTACTGTTCCGGCGAGCGAATTGAACGCTTCAGTCGCAACGAGTCCTTGGTACGACGGGCAGGACCGGTTTCTGACAAGTCAGCGCTTTGAACCGGTGGATGACCTTACACCACCGTGGCGAAATTACTTTGTCCAAGCAGGTGTGTCCATCGTCGGATCGTGGCCTATTACAGAGGGCGACACACCAATTGGGGCGATGGTTGTAGGACTTTGCCCATCTACACGGCAGGTCGATGAGGTACTCTTATCTGTTTGTGCCACACAAATGTCCATTCTTGGCGAGTTGTTGTTGGCCAAGAGAAAAGCGGAGGAACAGAGTCGACGCGATCCGCTGACACGCAGCCTCAACCGACGGGGTTTCAATCATTTGCTCAAACCGATGCGCCTTCAAGCGCAACAAGAAAACAAGCCGCTTTATGTGGGTGTTTTAGATGTCAACGCGTTTAAGAAAATCAATGACGAGTACGGTCACGCTCGTGGCGATGCCGTGCTTGAGGATATTGCCAAGACGCTTAACCAGGCTCTCGGGAACCGCGGAATAGCCGCTCGCTTTGGCGGCGATGAATTTGTCTTTGCAGTCGTGGATGACGTTTTACACGCTGACGAAATTCGGCAACAAGTGAAGGACCTGTTCACTGACAAGGAGTACAAGATTTCCGTTGGTTGTGTCGAGTGGTGTAACGATATGGACCTGGAAGCATGTCTGCAGAACGCTGACTCGCATTTATACGAACGAAAACGACTAACTGGTGCTCAAGTGCCTTTACTCGAGCGCTAA
- a CDS encoding DUF420 domain-containing protein — protein sequence MAVFVSYLNEACIIISAICFGIGWGQIRKNRVRIHRRWMLTGVVFAALFFIIYALKTFLIGDTKFGGPKSLNTFYYVFLQSHSVLATIAAILGIITLAYAAKARFSRHRKIAPWTVVIWFITAATGLVVFLLLYVIYSPGATANLMHSYLGH from the coding sequence ATGGCCGTATTCGTATCCTATTTAAATGAGGCCTGCATTATCATCAGCGCGATCTGTTTTGGCATCGGTTGGGGCCAAATTCGTAAAAATCGCGTTCGCATACATCGCCGTTGGATGCTGACTGGCGTTGTGTTCGCTGCTTTGTTCTTCATCATCTATGCACTGAAAACCTTTTTGATAGGCGATACAAAATTCGGAGGACCAAAGTCCCTCAATACATTTTACTATGTGTTCTTGCAATCACACTCTGTCCTTGCGACCATTGCAGCCATTCTTGGCATCATCACGCTGGCCTATGCAGCCAAGGCCCGCTTCTCCCGTCACCGCAAAATCGCACCTTGGACTGTCGTGATTTGGTTTATCACAGCTGCTACTGGGCTTGTGGTATTTTTATTGCTATACGTGATCTATTCACCAGGAGCTACAGCGAACCTCATGCACTCTTATCTTGGCCATTAG
- a CDS encoding Mu transposase C-terminal domain-containing protein — MPELVSQLETFLLTYNLQPHSETGVPPQERWEGGGFLPRLPESRTELDLLLLQVVKTRRVHSDGIHFLNHRYMDTTLAAYVGEEVVIRYDPRDIAEIRVFHKERFLCNAICAELSGQQIGIKEITRARNQRRKTLSAILRDRASSVESFSPPKAPQSSVNESKPIGTQPKETVTLKRYRNE, encoded by the coding sequence ATGCCTGAACTAGTATCTCAGTTAGAAACGTTTCTTCTCACATATAATCTGCAACCCCATAGCGAAACAGGAGTTCCTCCCCAGGAACGCTGGGAAGGAGGCGGATTTTTACCCCGGTTACCAGAATCACGCACTGAATTAGACCTTCTTCTTTTGCAGGTGGTCAAGACAAGGCGTGTGCATTCCGACGGTATCCACTTTCTTAATCACCGTTATATGGACACAACACTTGCAGCATACGTAGGCGAAGAGGTCGTAATTCGCTACGATCCACGAGACATCGCAGAAATCCGTGTGTTTCATAAAGAACGTTTTCTCTGTAATGCAATCTGTGCAGAACTTTCAGGTCAACAAATTGGTATTAAGGAAATCACAAGGGCGCGAAATCAAAGACGTAAAACACTGTCAGCTATTTTGCGTGATCGCGCTTCATCTGTAGAATCCTTCTCTCCCCCTAAGGCACCTCAGTCCAGCGTTAACGAATCAAAGCCAATTGGAACACAGCCAAAGGAGACGGTTACGTTGAAGAGGTATCGCAATGAATGA
- a CDS encoding GerAB/ArcD/ProY family transporter, whose protein sequence is MKQYLSWFQVIAVSSTSYLPLIFWFFPRIAVEHAGLDALWAVLGVVIVGVMTGWVIGLNNERFPNITGADMTRAIWGKWIGTAVDMLYFPVYLSFNALCVFFFVVVLNSFLPNTPLPVLIVVMCLVAARGAWLGIESLARVASIVHPFTWLGIVVIFLVLLFQAHRLWIPHTVTSWTNIINGIYHLYPLYFGFNIVLMLNPYYQHKKRQSVWYPIISAIAGGVIIVIVSLAVILNLGWEATKDISFSLPFAIQLLRLTGSPVERVGILIIIVATAFTVLFVSNAIWGLSTLTARIFNMSDDKYKWFTSPVAILTMIVACSFRSEQQGFQFLDKYLVPLSWVVVLGEPLLKWIIAVLRGLRTEPVPSERKET, encoded by the coding sequence GTGAAACAATACTTATCTTGGTTTCAAGTAATTGCAGTTTCATCCACCAGTTACTTGCCATTGATATTCTGGTTCTTCCCTCGCATTGCTGTAGAGCATGCAGGTTTGGATGCCTTATGGGCGGTCCTCGGAGTGGTTATTGTAGGGGTAATGACTGGCTGGGTAATAGGTCTGAATAATGAGCGGTTTCCAAACATCACAGGGGCAGACATGACTAGAGCAATTTGGGGGAAATGGATCGGTACCGCAGTGGATATGTTGTACTTCCCAGTTTATCTCAGTTTCAATGCTTTGTGCGTTTTCTTTTTCGTCGTCGTGTTAAACAGTTTCTTACCAAATACACCACTACCGGTGTTGATTGTTGTAATGTGTCTTGTTGCTGCCAGAGGGGCTTGGCTCGGGATTGAGTCCTTAGCACGTGTTGCCAGCATCGTACATCCATTTACTTGGCTTGGCATAGTTGTCATTTTCCTGGTTCTCCTATTTCAAGCACATCGCTTGTGGATTCCACATACCGTGACCAGTTGGACGAACATCATTAACGGTATTTATCATCTGTATCCACTGTACTTTGGGTTTAACATCGTCCTCATGCTGAACCCCTATTACCAACACAAAAAGCGGCAATCGGTTTGGTATCCCATCATCAGCGCTATCGCTGGAGGAGTTATAATTGTAATCGTATCTCTTGCGGTGATCTTAAATTTGGGGTGGGAAGCCACAAAAGACATCTCTTTCTCACTTCCATTTGCCATTCAATTACTACGCTTGACGGGCTCGCCGGTTGAACGAGTGGGAATTCTTATCATTATTGTTGCCACGGCTTTTACGGTGTTGTTTGTAAGTAACGCGATATGGGGACTGTCAACACTGACTGCGCGAATCTTCAATATGTCGGATGACAAATACAAATGGTTTACTTCGCCCGTGGCCATTCTTACTATGATAGTCGCTTGTTCTTTCCGAAGTGAACAACAAGGCTTTCAGTTCCTCGATAAATACTTGGTTCCATTAAGTTGGGTCGTAGTGCTTGGCGAACCTCTTCTGAAGTGGATCATCGCGGTATTGCGTGGTCTCCGGACGGAGCCTGTGCCAAGTGAGAGAAAGGAAACCTAG
- a CDS encoding AAA family ATPase codes for MNDFTFLVTKEYRRFEEFCDACRRYRYIGLCYGPPGVGKTLSARKYANWEAIEDLLELKFVRGSKGIVPDASIVDPRAIFYTAPVMGSPNRISKEIGHIRSKFKLGLEWVRAFRAGDEENYANCTDPTELIIVDEADRLKITGLEEIRDIYDRSQIGLILIGMPGIEKRLLRYPQLYSRVGFVHEFRTLNVEELRFILEHKWRDLGLQLQPENYFGDAEALSAITRITGGNFRLVHRLFTQIERVMEINELKNITKEVVETARSNLVIGAGF; via the coding sequence ATGAATGATTTTACATTTCTTGTTACGAAGGAATACCGGCGATTTGAGGAATTCTGTGATGCATGTCGGCGCTATCGATATATCGGCCTATGCTATGGACCCCCAGGCGTAGGGAAAACGCTATCTGCTCGGAAATATGCAAATTGGGAAGCGATTGAGGACCTTCTAGAACTAAAGTTTGTAAGAGGCAGTAAAGGTATTGTGCCTGACGCTTCAATTGTCGATCCACGAGCAATTTTCTATACAGCTCCTGTGATGGGATCGCCGAATAGAATTAGTAAGGAGATTGGCCACATACGATCTAAATTCAAGTTAGGTCTTGAGTGGGTTCGGGCTTTTCGGGCTGGTGATGAGGAAAACTATGCGAATTGTACTGACCCGACCGAACTTATCATCGTCGATGAAGCTGATCGTCTAAAGATAACTGGTCTGGAAGAAATCCGGGATATTTATGATCGAAGTCAAATTGGTTTGATACTTATTGGAATGCCGGGTATTGAAAAACGTCTTTTACGTTATCCTCAATTATATTCAAGAGTTGGCTTTGTTCACGAATTTCGGACACTGAATGTCGAGGAACTACGATTTATTTTGGAGCACAAATGGCGTGATCTTGGCCTACAACTGCAACCTGAAAACTATTTTGGGGATGCAGAGGCATTATCAGCAATTACACGTATTACAGGTGGGAACTTCCGCCTTGTTCATCGATTGTTTACGCAAATTGAGCGTGTCATGGAGATAAATGAACTGAAGAACATCACGAAAGAGGTTGTGGAAACGGCTCGGTCAAACCTGGTCATTGGGGCTGGCTTTTAG
- a CDS encoding methyl-accepting chemotaxis protein encodes MKAMVDDIQLSVSQMNDRFSSYQKTIYLDADRQNYNALVASWNQYLAYNDQFISLSKNVDIVHGAGKSAPQVLNLLNQSYSTFNDVKKYLAAETKINQDGAAQAAQASHNSYVTGRTSSLIIMVVALLASIALAYMIVRSISKPMTLMADGAKRIASGDLTVEEFRVKHRDEIGALAKAFNQMVDSLRNVINQVKDGAENVSAASQQISAATEQMASGSMSCDFHNYLS; translated from the coding sequence ATCAAAGCCATGGTGGACGATATTCAACTGTCTGTGAGCCAAATGAACGATAGATTCTCTTCCTATCAAAAGACCATTTATCTGGATGCGGACAGGCAAAACTACAATGCGCTTGTAGCAAGCTGGAATCAATACCTGGCGTATAATGACCAATTTATCAGCCTAAGTAAAAACGTAGACATCGTGCATGGAGCAGGCAAATCCGCTCCGCAGGTCCTCAATTTGCTCAATCAGTCCTATTCTACCTTCAACGATGTAAAGAAGTATCTTGCTGCCGAAACGAAGATCAACCAGGACGGCGCAGCCCAAGCGGCTCAAGCAAGTCATAACAGTTACGTCACCGGGCGCACCAGTTCTCTCATCATTATGGTTGTCGCTTTGCTGGCATCGATTGCGCTTGCCTATATGATTGTTCGCAGCATTTCCAAACCAATGACGCTCATGGCCGATGGGGCAAAGCGGATCGCGTCGGGAGATCTTACGGTTGAAGAATTTCGGGTGAAACACAGAGATGAAATCGGTGCTCTGGCGAAGGCCTTTAATCAAATGGTAGACAGTCTCCGAAACGTCATCAATCAAGTAAAGGATGGTGCCGAAAACGTTTCTGCTGCTTCTCAACAGATATCTGCTGCAACTGAGCAGATGGCGAGCGGAAGTATGAGCTGTGATTTTCACAATTATTTGTCGTAA
- a CDS encoding helix-turn-helix domain-containing protein, whose translation MSDNTELRNLTDRERDQALARFRVIQAHLEDGVPLSELAKTTSVTLRTLQRWLKSYRDKGLVGLTRSVRSDQGTRRISDELIKLIEGFALQKPTPSIAYIYRKVYDICVQQQWSTPSYSQVYSIVQSLDPALVTLAHEGEKRYKAVYDLVYRREAMGPNGIWQADHTLLDIWVLDEKENPVRPWLTIVLDDYSRAVAGYFVSGVRPHIKLHSLSIKQYGENHM comes from the coding sequence ATGAGTGATAATACTGAGTTACGAAACTTGACTGATAGGGAAAGAGACCAGGCACTTGCGCGCTTTCGTGTTATTCAAGCACATCTCGAAGATGGTGTTCCCTTATCAGAGCTAGCGAAGACTACCAGCGTAACACTAAGAACGCTGCAAAGATGGCTGAAATCTTATCGCGACAAGGGGCTTGTTGGACTTACTCGTTCAGTACGATCAGATCAGGGAACACGAAGAATATCGGACGAGCTGATTAAACTTATTGAAGGATTTGCCCTTCAGAAGCCAACTCCAAGTATCGCTTATATCTATCGAAAAGTGTACGACATATGCGTACAGCAGCAGTGGAGTACGCCAAGTTATAGTCAGGTGTACTCAATTGTTCAAAGCCTAGATCCTGCACTTGTTACACTAGCTCACGAAGGTGAGAAACGATACAAAGCCGTCTATGATTTAGTGTATCGGCGAGAAGCAATGGGGCCGAACGGAATCTGGCAGGCCGATCACACGCTCCTAGATATTTGGGTGCTAGATGAAAAAGAGAATCCTGTGCGGCCCTGGTTAACTATAGTTTTAGACGATTACAGTCGTGCAGTGGCCGGTTACTTCGTATCTGGAGTCCGTCCGCACATCAAACTGCACTCGCTCTCCATCAAGCAATATGGCGAAAATCACATGTAA
- a CDS encoding spore germination protein: MFKKKKPAQRRVDPHVPDYRNAPHYHGELNKALDYFAPSLGVSDDYTVRSISVAGRSAVCLFINTICDKKVVQETLRLLHEYPYPKRTPNNLAQYLSKKVLSSADVTFMKNLFELSETISSGDLVLMIEGVSPAIVISAKSVEHRAPEQPVVESSVRGSQISFVENIDINLGLIRQGIKTATLHVKQLKVGYRSRREVAIVYIGDVANPIAVETVLKRIKAIHADVIVQGYEIEGRIVEHTWTPFPLTRTMHRVDSTIKEINQGKIAILVDGDPTIIMVPATLQDFFQTEEDFSRSFYETTFIRWLRIVSFIFALYLPALYISFVDFNPELLPKVLGIQIARSREGVPFPAVVEVIIMQTVVEILREATLRMPKQMGQTIGIVGGLVVGEASVQAGLVSNILIIVVSLTAVSIFVSPNYEFATTVRLGTWSMIMSASFLGLYGILLTSIWLLYEVSSLKSLGISYLDPYSGEHFRDSFLDGIIQLPLRFRNKRPSHLHPQDDTGATVYQNPVPHPQLEKAYQKPNQQRRGRVR, encoded by the coding sequence TTGTTCAAAAAGAAGAAACCAGCACAAAGAAGAGTAGATCCCCACGTTCCAGACTACCGTAATGCCCCGCATTACCATGGGGAGTTAAATAAAGCACTTGACTATTTCGCACCATCTCTCGGCGTCAGCGACGATTACACAGTACGTAGTATCAGTGTTGCTGGACGCTCTGCGGTTTGTCTGTTCATTAACACGATTTGTGATAAAAAAGTCGTTCAAGAAACTCTGCGATTACTTCATGAGTATCCCTACCCAAAGCGCACACCGAATAACTTAGCGCAGTACTTGAGTAAAAAGGTACTATCTAGCGCCGACGTCACGTTTATGAAAAATTTGTTTGAATTAAGTGAAACCATCTCATCCGGAGACTTAGTACTCATGATTGAGGGCGTTTCACCCGCGATTGTCATAAGCGCAAAATCCGTGGAACACCGCGCCCCGGAACAACCAGTTGTAGAGTCGTCGGTTCGTGGGTCGCAGATCAGTTTTGTTGAAAACATTGACATCAATTTAGGGCTTATTCGGCAAGGAATTAAGACAGCCACGTTACATGTTAAACAATTGAAAGTCGGGTATCGCAGTCGAAGAGAAGTTGCGATTGTATATATTGGAGATGTTGCGAATCCAATAGCGGTGGAAACGGTGCTGAAACGAATCAAGGCGATTCATGCCGATGTCATCGTTCAAGGATATGAAATTGAAGGACGGATTGTCGAACATACATGGACACCGTTCCCACTAACACGTACGATGCACCGTGTCGACAGCACAATTAAAGAAATTAACCAAGGAAAGATTGCCATACTCGTCGACGGGGATCCAACGATTATCATGGTTCCGGCAACACTACAAGACTTCTTCCAAACGGAGGAAGACTTCAGCCGGAGTTTTTATGAAACCACGTTTATTCGCTGGTTACGTATAGTATCCTTCATTTTCGCCTTATACCTACCGGCGTTATACATTTCGTTTGTGGATTTCAATCCAGAACTGCTACCCAAAGTACTTGGAATACAGATTGCCAGGTCTCGCGAAGGCGTTCCCTTCCCAGCAGTAGTCGAAGTGATCATTATGCAGACCGTCGTGGAAATTTTACGCGAGGCGACACTTCGTATGCCAAAGCAAATGGGGCAAACCATTGGTATCGTCGGGGGTCTAGTAGTGGGTGAAGCCTCGGTTCAGGCAGGGTTGGTGAGCAACATTCTAATTATCGTCGTTTCACTAACAGCAGTAAGCATTTTCGTTAGCCCGAATTACGAGTTTGCGACCACCGTGCGTCTTGGTACTTGGAGCATGATTATGAGCGCCAGCTTTCTAGGACTGTATGGCATCTTACTGACATCCATTTGGCTGCTGTACGAAGTGAGCAGCTTAAAATCGTTGGGTATTTCATATTTGGACCCGTATAGTGGAGAACATTTTCGAGATTCATTCCTCGACGGTATTATTCAACTACCTCTACGGTTCCGCAACAAACGTCCCAGTCACTTGCATCCTCAAGATGACACTGGAGCGACCGTTTATCAGAACCCAGTGCCTCATCCCCAACTTGAAAAAGCATACCAAAAGCCAAACCAACAACGTCGAGGTCGCGTACGATGA